In Marinibacterium anthonyi, the DNA window GCCGATCTCGCCCGGCTCAAGTGCCATGACCGCCTGATGGAATGGGTGATCGAACATCTCTGACAGCGGGTCAGCACCCTCACCGACCCAGCCGCTCAGTTCTCCGCCCGTTCCCGCACTGTCGGAATCCTCGGAGTAGTCCCGCGCGACGGTCGCGAATTCCTCGGGTTTGCCCAGGAAGCCGGGGACCAGCTTCGCGTAGGCTTCGTCCGCCCGTTCGCGCGCGCGGGCTTTTTCGTCCGCGGTACTGCCCAAACCGATGCGGACATAGCGGATTCTGGCTTTTGGCGGGTAGGCAATCAGGTCGCTGTTCCGGCTGTAGTAGTCCTGGATATCCGCGTCGCTCACCACGACCTGGTCGTCAACCTCTTCCTGCTCCATCATTTGTGCCATCAGCCGCAACCTGGATTCGTCGGCCTGTGGGCGCGTCTTCACATCGAGAAGCTGATCGTAGGTGTCGCTGACCAGCAGCATTCTGTCGATCAGATCGTCCGCGAGACGCTTCATACCGTCCGGGGCACTGTATTCAAGCCGCGACCCGCGGGGCAGTTCCCGAAACTCGTCGTAGAACTGCCCGAGGCTGTAACGCTCGCTCTTGATCGTGAACAGCGTCTTGTCGCCGTTCGCCGCGAACCAGGCCTCCTCCTTCCGCCGTGCGACGGCTTCGGCGACCTCCGCACGGACCTCGGAGAGCTCTCGTGTCCGGGCCGGCCTGGACTCGACGAGGCGCACGACATAAAATGCGTCTTCCGCTTGGAAGACGCTGGCGAGTTCGCCCGGCACCAGCGCGAATACGGCCGTCTCCCATTCAGGCGCCTCGGTGCCCTCCGCGACCGCGCGGCCCGACGCCATCCTGGTTCCCTCCTTGTCGGCAGCGGCTTCGGTGAATGTCGCTCCTCCGCGAATCCGCAAGAGGGCGTCGGCGGCTTTCTGGCGCGCCGCGTCCCCGAACGAGCCAATCGGAAACGCAAGTTCATCGACGATCACGCTCCGGGTCAGTTTGAAGCTGTCCCGGTTCTCATCGTAGTATCGTCGCAGTTCGTCGTCCGTGGGCGACGGCACTCGCAGAAGGTCGTAGTTCCTCGTGATCGAGGCGTTGGACCTGAGGCGCTCGACATAGGACGCGACGTAGTCAGGTTCGCGCCGGGCCTTCAGCGTCCGGCTGATGCCTTCCCGCGCTTCCTCGAAGGTCTGGCCGGCAAGGGCGGCTCGGTTCGCATCATAATAGGCGCGAAGGTCGCTCTCGCTGACCGTGAGTTGTTCTTCATGGATCTGGTCGGACAATGCGGCAAGCGACAACTCTTCGTCGATGTGCTTCGCGGCATGACGGAACGATTCGTCGCCTTGCGGCTTTCGCTCGGCGGCCCATCGCAGGACGATCCGATCCGAGATCAGGTCCTCGACCACGCCGACGATGGCGTTCGGCGATCGCATCAACACATCGGCGTCCTCGCTTGACATCATCCTCATGTGCTCCGCGATGTCGTCCAGCGTGATCCTTCCCCCGTCGTATGTCGCGACCACATCCGGTGCCGGCGGATTGTCGGCCACCTGATCTCCGGATGCATAGTACCAGACCATCACGGTAACGGTGCCGATGGCCCCGACAAGTCCGCCCATCCGCCAGCGGCGTATCCCAGAGCCGCGCGATGGCCGGGTTTCGGGCGCGGGTCTGGCGCTGTCGCCGGGCGTGCCGCGGGTGGTTTCCCGATCCGCGCCGGCGTTGCCGTCAAGCGATGGCCGCGTGATTCCGGAACCGTGGGTTCCCGGTTCCTCCGAGGCGCTTTCTGCCTCCGGCTCCGAATCCGCCCGGCCGCGCAGGCTGGCGATCACGTCCTGCCAGTTTTGCTTCCAGCCCCCGGCCATGCTACCGAAGCCCAGTCGGCGAAAGGATCGGGCCAGAGGACTCCTCGCCGAAGAGCTTGAGGTTGAAGCGTCCTCCCCGTTCTGTATCAAGCGCATAGACTCGGACCCGGGGAAGGATCTTCTCGATGGTATCAAGAAACATGCGATACCGGGTCACGTCTTCGCCAAAGGAGACCGAGTTGCTGCGATATTCGGCCAGAAGATACTCGAAGGCCTGGGCCGCGCCGGTGGCAGACGCCAGGACGCCGGACCTGTAGGCCTGCGCCTCGGCCGCCAGTCGCTGCGCCTCGCCACGGGCTTCGGGGATCAGGCTGTTCGCGTAACCGCGCGCTTCGTTTATCATCCTGGCCTTTTCTTCTCTGGCCGTGTTCACACCCGAAAAGGCATCGGCGACGTCCTGTGGCGGGAAGGCCTTCTGCAGGTCGATGCCCACGATCGCCAGCCCGCTGCCGTAGGCATCGAGGCGCCGCTGGGCCTCGTCGCGGATCGACTGCTGAAGCGACTGGCGGCCGCTGGTGAGAAGCGCGTCCACGGGCAGTCCGGTCACGAGTTGCGTCACCGCGCCGCGAAGCGCGTCGCGCACGGTAAGATAGGGTGCATTGCCGATGTTCAGCAGATAGTCCGCCGGATCCCGAACCTGATACTGCGCGATCACTTCGATATCCACGACATTGGTGTCGCCCGACAACGCCTGAAGTTTCGACGGGGGCTCGGGGTGGCTGTGATCTTCCTCCTTCGCGTCGATGCCGACCTGTTCGCGGCGCACCGTGCTGACGTTGACGACATCCACACGGTCGACGGGCCAGGGCAGCCGATAGTGAAGCCCCGGCTGCATACGTGGTGCGACGACGGCGCCGAAACGCCGGACCACAGCGGCTTCTCCCGGTGCCACCGAGTAGACGCCCGTGGCGAGATAGACGGCCAGACCCGATGCGAGCAGACCCCAGACCAAATAGACCGGCCGGAAGTGGCCAAGCGCAACCCGCATGTCTGCGACGGGCGACTCGGCGCCGGTGGCAAGGCCGCGGGCTGCGTCCGCCGCGGCTTTCCGAACCCGTCGGGCGCGGCTCTTCCACCTGCCAGCCGGCCTGGGCGCTGAGTTGTCATGCGAGAGAGGGTTGTCGTCGCTCATGGCCGGACCCCCGGCACATTGCTCCGGCCTGTATCCGCCTCGGCATCGGCAAGATTGCTCGAACCTGTGGAGGGGGGCGGTTGCAGCACGCTGCGCGGATCGAGATAGCGCAACAGTTCAGAGTCGGACGGCAGAATGAGGGTCGTGCCGTCGTCGATGAACTTGTCGTATGATTCGAGTGTCCGGGAAAACTGGTAGAACTCCTTGTCCTTGCCGAACGCCCCTGCGTAGATGGATACCGCATCCGCGTCGGCGCGGCCGCGCGTCTCGGTGGCGTCCTGGCTTGCCGCAGCCAGGATCGCTGCCTTCTCCGTATCGGCCTCCGCCCTGATCCGGGCTGCTTCCTCGGTCCCTTCGGAGCGAAACTGCCGCGCTATAGCTTCGCGCTCGGACCGCATCCTCTGGAATACGCTCGAAAGGTTAGCGGGCGGGAAGGTCAGTTCCTTGAGCTGCACGTCAGTTACGGTGAACCCGTAAGGCTCCGTCCGGGCCGCGGCGCGCTCGCGCACGGCCGCCAGGGTATCGGGAAGCTTGACGTTGGAGGTATCCACCGTAACGAGTTGACCCAGCTCGACCTGCCCGAGTGCCGCACCCAGTTCGGACCGCACGATATCATTCAGCCGCAAGTCCGCGCCGCGCAAGTCGCGGACGTTCTTGACGAAGGCGAGCGCATCGGTCACGCGCCATGTCGCGTAGGCTTCCGCGACGATGTTCTTCTTGTCGCCGCTGAGAAACTCGGTTCGTGGCAGTGTGTAGACCTGCAACTGATTGCTGATCTTGACGACGCTCTGCACCGGATCGGGCAGCTTTGCATAAAGCCCGGGTTCGTTAATGATCCTCACGGGGTTGCCGAACTGGGTAACGATGGCATCCTCGGTGGTATCGACCTGAAAGTAGACCAGGCTGACGGCCAGGAACGCGAGCGCCAAGGCCCCGAAGCCAAGAAAGCGAAGGATTTTCATATTTGGAGTACCCCACGTGTTTTCTGATCGGTCAGGGCTGCAAGCGCCGGCCGGATGGCTGCGGGAGCCAGAGATCGGTCGTGTCCGGCGTGGTGGCCGGATCGACGATCAGTTTGCGAACGCCGTTCAGAGACCGCTCGACAGCTTCCAGATACAGTCGCTGACGCGTGATCTCTGGTGCCTTCGAGTAAGCGGTCTGACGCGCAACGAAACTCGCGGCTTCCCCGGACGCCCGCGCGAGCCTCTCGGCTGCGTAGGCCTGCGCGGACTGACGCATTCGATCCGCATCGCCGCGGGCCACGGGCAACACCTCGTTTCGGTAGGCGGTCGCCTCGTTGACGAAAGTGTTGCGATCCTCGCGTGCGCTTGCGACATCGCGGAACGCCTCGGCGACTTCGCGCGGAGGCGCGCTCTCGAGGAGCTGTACGCCCGAGACGCGCAGCCCGCTTTCGTTCCGGTCAAGCGCGGCCTGCGCGGTGGCCATCGCTTTCTGCTCGATTTCGGTCTTGTCGACAGTCAGCAGCGCGTCCACGGATTCGCCGGCGACGACGCCGCGGAAAGCGGCGATCGACGTCTCCATCACCAACTCCTCGGGATCCGCGACATTGAGAAGATAGGCGGCAGGATCCTGCACCGTGTAATGAACGCTTGCCCGCACCGAAATCAGGTTCTCGTCGCCGGTCAGCATCTGGGTTGGCGGTGTCTCGATCCGGCGCACCTGATCGGAGGCGACAACATCGACGCGCTCGACAGGCGCTGGCCAACGGTAGTGCAGGCCGGGTCCGGTCCGGGCGACGACCGCGCCGAACCGTCGGACGACCGCCGTCTCGCCTGGCTGCACGGTGTAAAAGCCGCTAACGAGAAACAGCCCCGCAATGAGAAATGCACCGGCGGGAACGACCGCCCGAAGATTGACATGCTTCGGGGCGGTCACCCCGGTCTCGCCCTCCAGATCCAGGAGGCGCCGCTGTCGCAGAGCCGCGATGGCCGAGGCGGCGATCTGGAACCCCGACAGGAAGACCATCACGGCAACGATCGCCGCCGCCGCCAGATCGAGTTTCGACAACCCCAAAGCGGAGCCGGCCAGTCCAACGACGACAACGATGGAGGCATAAATGTCGACCTGAGAGTGGTAGCCGCTCGCGATCAGGGCCGGCGACCCCGTCTGGCGGCCAACGTAAAGTTTATAGCGGGCGATCACATAGGCCACTGCGACGCTGACGAGCGAGGCCAGCGTGATCGGGCCCAGGTTCCGAAGTTCCGCGCTTGTCCCGGCCAGGACGTCGATAACGATCTCGATGCCGACATAGAAGATCGCTCCGGAAACGATCAGGGCTATGAGGTTTTCCAAGGCGCCTACGCCCTGCCGCACCGGATCAGAGCCGCGGATCCGGCGGCTGAGGTACAGCCCGGCAAGGACAAAAAGGCCGATAGCCAGGTCCGTCAGCGAATGCAGGGCGCTGGATCGCAAAGCAATGCTTCCGGATACGCCCGAAAGCCAGAACTTGAACAAGATCAGCAGAACGTTGATCATGGCCGTGATGAGTACTGTGCGTTCCTTGCGGTCCATCGTACGGAAGACCTCTCTCTCGTTTCCTTGACCGGCTTTGATAGACGAATGGCGCACTGAACATCGGTGAGGTTGCCATTCGCGCCGACAGTCCCTCTAGGGGAAGGTTGTTTCACTGCTTTGTCGCTTTGGTAGGGCTTTCTGACGAACGTTATCAATCTGGCCGTCTGTAAAATCTTGCCACATCTTTTTTCGGGACGCCCCGCCGTGCCGCGGGTATCAGGACGTCATGACAGAGCACCAAGCACACATTCTAGTCGTCGATGACCACCACGAGATCCGCGAACTGGTTGCCGGACTTTTGTCTCGGGCCGGATACCGTGTGAGCAGCGTCGCGGACGGCGTACAGATGCGCCGTCTTCTGAAAGTCCAACAGATTGACCTTGTCGTTCTCGACCTCATGCTTCCCGGCGATGACGGGCTGACGCTCTGCCGTGATCTTCGCGCCAAATCCGAGCTGCCCGTGATCATGCTTACCGCAAGAGGAGAGGAGTTCGACCGGGTGCTCGGGCTTGAAATGGGAGCGGACGATTACCTGCCCAAGCCCTTTGGCGGCCGGGAACTGATCGCACGGATCCGCGCCGTTCTAAGGCGGGCAAGAGCACTTCCGGTGGGCGAAAGCAAATCTTCCGTCGCAGCGTGGCGTTTCGACCGTTGGATCTTTGATCTTGCCGCAAGGAGGCTAAGGTCCGTTTCCGATGTGGTCGTGCCCCTGAGCACGTCTGAATTCAATCTCCTGAGAGTCCTTATCGAAAGGCCGGGAACGGTGCTGACCCGGGAACAGTTGCTCGATCTGACCCGCGGTCGAGATGCCGACTTTGTTGACCGGAGCATAGACACGAGAATTAGCCGCCTGCGCCGGAAGATTGAGCTGGACCCTCAAAATCCCGAAATCATCAAGACCGTATGGGGCGGCGGATACATCTTTTCAGCTGAGGTGGTCCGGGGATGAGGCGCCTCTTGCCGAAGAGTCTCGTCGGCCAAACAGCTGCCGTGTTAATACTCGGGCTGATCGCTACCCATTTGCTGACAATCATAATTTTCGAGGAACATCGCAGGGTCGTCCTAAACGAGACCGAGCAACAACATATCGCACAACTCGTCGCGGCGATTTCCGACATCATTCTAAGTGTACCTGATGATGATCGCGAGTTGGTCGCGCGCGCCTCCGAAAGTCATAGCTTTCGAGTCTCCTTGGTGCCTATCACCCCTTCTTCGGTTAATGTGGTGGACGACCCGCAGTCTGCCCGCCTTGGCGAACTGCTCAAGCGTCGGATACAAACGGCCGTGGATGAGCCAATCCAAGTGGAAATCGGCGAGGCCAAGCCACAGGATGAACTGTCAGTCAACGCAACGATCGTTGAATGGCTTCAAACGCGATTGCTGCGCATGGCTACGGGACATGATCAGGATACTGCGCTCCTTGTTTCGGTGCCGCTACCGACGGGTGAACGGATTGATTTCACAACCATGCTACCCCTAGCGGCGGCTCCCGGATGGCCAAAAGTGGTCGCAACGACGGGAATCTTTCTTTTCGCTGTCCTTCTGCTTTCTGTCTGGACAGTCAGACGGCTGCTCTTGCCGGTGCGGGTCTTTGCCGACGCGGCAACTTCATTCTCTCAAGACGTTCAGGCGCCGTCCCTGCCTCTGACCGGACCGTACGAACTTCGTGAGGCGATAGGAGCATTCAATGAGATGCAACTCCGTATCCGTTCACAATTCGAACAACGCACACAAATGCTTGCCGCCATCTCGCATGATCTGCGAACGCCGCTTACGGTCGCTCGGCTGAGGGCCGAGACAATTGACGAATCTGATGTCCGGGAGCGGATCGTCAGTTCGCTTGCCGAAATGGACCAGATGCTACAGACCACTCTCGCCTTCGCTCGCGAGGGAACCGAAAGCGAATCGACTAGCATGACGAACCTTGGTGCCCTTGTTGAAGCGATTTGCGATGATTTGGCAGAGTTGGAGTATGATGTGACGGCCGCGATTCCGGACGGTATTATTTTGCCTTGCAGGCCCGTAGCCTTGAAGCGTGCTCTGACGAACCTGATTGAGAACGCGATACGTTATGGCACTTGCGCAGTTGTCGATGTTCGGTCCGATGCCCAGGCAGCCGAAATTGTCATTGCCGACAGCGGCCCCGGTATCCCGGCCAAAGACTTGGAGCGAGTATTCCTTCCGTTTCATCGACTGGATGCTTCACGCAATCGAGAGACCGGAGGCCTGGGGTTGGGACTGGCAATAGCGAAGAGAATTGTAGAGTCTCACGGTGGCCAAATACGGCTCTCCAACCGAGATGTGGGCGGGCTGGAAGTCCGCGTCAGTTTGCCGGTGCATTTCACCAAAGAGCTTCAAGACGTCAAGTAGCGAGCCGTCTGCATCTTCGGATCGGTCTGCTCGCCGAGAACTGCGCCGATCAGGTGGTTCCTCTCCGTCAAAACCTGGACCTGTGAAAACACTCGGTGCGCAATGCTTAGAATGCATAGACGATCGTCACCACTGTGGCCATTACGATCGTGAACATCGCAAAAGCGCACAGAGCGAGAGTCCGACCCATGTCTCTGTTCGGCCCATTCACTTTCAAACGCAACTCTGCGGCGGTTTCTGGAAACTCCAGTGCCGCAGAATTCGAATTACGCATCAAGTCGCCGCGGGAGTTCCAACGCCGCTCTTCCGCTGCGTTCCAGCCATTCATCACGAGAATGATCGCCACAATCAAGACCATCGAGGAGGGAATCCAAATCATGTATCCGCCGACCGTCTCGTCCACCAGGGAGCCAAGTCTGCCACTATGATATGGCGAAGATCGCAGAACATATAAGCTAACCTCCTTGAACGTTGTCAAAGAACCCAGGAAAATGTTTGAAACGATGACCACGAAACCCGAGATTAGCCGCGCCCCGCGCCGGGCTCCTTCCGGCGGGTCGCGGTGATCGAACATCATTGAAAAATACCAAAGTCCCGCCAGAGTCATCGACAGATGAGCCAGTATCTCTAAGAGCGCAATCTTCTGCGCGAGAGCGAATAGCTGCGGCACCTGCCAAATGAAGAGCGATCCGACAAGACAAGCGGTGGCAATACTAGGACGCGTCATGAACCTTGCAATGTGCCCGCCGCCAAGCTTTCTGAGACTTTTTCGCCATTGCCTGCTCGACCCGGCTTTCAAGATATGCCACGGCTGGGACACTGCGATGACAAGTGGTCCCACTAAGCGCAACAAAAGATGCTCGACCTGGTGTGCCGAAAATTGGCTGTGTCCCAAAGGGGCAAGAGGCGCACTTGTCGCGACGAGGACGATGGCAAGGCCGGCAAAGAAGAGAGCACGACGCCAGATCGTTATCTTTCCGACAAAGCGAGCGGTTGTCTTGAGGCCACGAAGATACAAAGATGTTGCAAGGCCGATGAATACGAATGAGATCGGCGAAATCATATAGCCGAATGGATCGTAAAAGATCAGACCGTTGAACAACTGCTCACTCCTTGTCATTGGTTTGGTGCCAGATGCGTCCGACCTGAGTAGGCACATCCCGCCCTCTCAACCCTAGGCCTGCCAAATCGGCCGGAGTTCCTCGCTACCCAAACAGAAAAAGGTTGGCACCGAGTTGGAAGAACGCATCGCCTTACCGCCCCCTGAATGTGGCTCTCCGCCGCGGCAGTGTATTCAATGGTCGCGCTGTGTCTGCTGCCTTGAAGCCCCCAACAGCGGAGTTCGACGCACTTATCGGCTGCTGGGCCAAGCCAGAAACAGCCAATTCCAATATGAAAATGGCAGGGAAAGCGCGTGGCTGTAAGTTTATCTGACGTTCCAGTTCGCATCAGAAAGGGGAGGTCTCTTATGAAGTAATACGCATTATGAACAGCGACACGATGAATGCGAGAAGGCCGAAAGCGATACCCGAGCTGACCGCATATTGCATGATATCCAGCCGGTTTCCTTTACGGCGACGCGCCAGATACCCACCCCAAATTGCTCCTGCGAGGATACCCGCGATCGTCACCATGACTTTGCCTCCGCTGATGCCTTTTGATTTCTTGCCCGATGCATGCCTGACAACCGTGAGCCAAGAAACACGATCCAAGTGACGGCTGTTAACGCTAGGAGCATCCAGTCGCCGAACCGTGCATATGGCGTGGGTTCGAGGGCGCCGGGAAGTTCGGCATCGATGACACCGGTCTCTTCGATGCCAAGCTTCACAATGAGCTCGCCCTTCGCGTCGATTACCGCTGAGATGCCGGTGTTCGCGGCCCTCACAATCGGAAGTCCTTCTTCGACGGCACGCATGCGGACCGCAGCAAGGTGCTGCTCGGGTCCAATACTGGTGCCGAACCAGGCATCGTTGGTGGCGTTGAATATCCAGTCGGGCCGATGCTGATCGTCGATGACGTCGCCTGGAAAGATGATCTCGTAGCAGATGGCCACGGCCAGCGGGGGAGCGCCGGGCAGGGTCAGCGTTCGCGGTCCTGCACCGGGCGTAAAGTCTCCCAGGCCTTGGGTGATCCGGTCGAGCTTAAGCCAGTCGCGGAAGGGGACATACTCGCCGAATGGAACGAGATGGTGCTTTGCATAGCCGGTCAGAATGTCTCCGGTTTGATTGTAAGCTTGGACGGTGTTGAAATAGAGCGTTTCTTGGTCCTTTCGCGTGCGGTCCGGGACGCCGGTCAGAAGCAAAGCGCCGTCCTGCAAGATGGCGGCAATGCGAGATCGCGCCCGCAGATCCTCATCGAGAAAGCCCGGAAAGGCGGTTTCCGGCCACAGGAGCACATCCACCTCGCCGGGACCGCTCGAGAGGTCCAGATAGCGCGTTAAGGTCGCGACTCGCTGTTCGGGCGCCCACTTCTCCCTTTGCGGCACGTTGCCTTGAACTATGCGCACATCGACTCCGGGCGCAGGTCTCGGCTCTAACCCGAGTCGGCCTTGGCCTACGGTCCATGTCGTCGCGATCACGGCCGCGAACAGACTAGCGGGGACCCAGCGCCGCCGTCTCTCCGTCACCAGGGCCGCGGCCGGCAGCGTTCCGGCCAGGACTAAAAGAAAGCCCAGCCCATAGCTGCCGATCCATGCGGCCGGCTGCCTCAGTGTCGGGTAGTCGACAAGGGCGTAGGCGGTGAGGTTCCAGGGAAATCCCGTGAAGACGTGCCCGCGCAGCCACTCTGCCGCCGTCCAGGAGGTTGCGAATAGCAGGCAGGTCGTTACGCCGGTGACCGCAAAGCGGGACGTAGTGCTGGAAAACAGCGCCGCCGCCAAGGCCGGAAAGGTGGCCAGACCGGCGGCCAGTGCCGCAACGGCCGGGATCGCCAGCGCCCCAAATTTATCGGGGTCCACATAGAAGCTCTCGGAGATCCATGAGAGGCCAAAGCCGAATTGACCGAGACCAAAGGCCCACCCGACCAGTGCGGCTGCCCCGACGGAGCCAGCGCGCAGCAGAAGAAGCAGCACTGAAAAGGATACGGGCACGAGCAGAATGATCGAGAAGGGCGGAAGCGACAGAACGGTCATCGCTCCTGCTGCGGTCGCGACAATGGCGCGAGACGGCAAGGAAGTCACCCAGCCTCTGTAAAAAGGCAAAGGCGACCTCATGGACCAGTCCGGTGTGCTTGCTGGATCTTCGGCCCAACGAGGAGCAATCCGACGCCACATACCACAAACACATCGGCTATGTTGAAGGCGGGCCAATGGGCGGTGCTCACATAGAAATCGAGGAAATCCGTGACCCCCTGAAAACGCAGGCGATCCGTTACGTTGCCGAAAGCGCCTCCTATGATCGCGCCGTATGCGACGGCTTCGACTCTGTTGGCAGCTTGACACATCATGAACGTGAACCAGACGCAGACGGCAATGGCCAGCGCCGCCAGGACCCACCATGGTGTGCCGCTGAGAAGGCCGAAGGTCACGCCGTCATTACGAAAGTACGTGAGATTGAACCCAGGTACGATCGGGAAGCCATTGCGCAGGGCTTCCGCATTGGCAACCACGATGGCTTTTGTGATCTGATCTACGGCGAAAGAAATGAATATGGCAAGCGTGCCGATTGCTAACGTTTTCATTTCGGCAGACATCGCCTCACCTTAGCCTAGCGTCGAGAAAAAGCATTATGACCAAGCCAATTGCCAGGCCGAGGACTGCTCTGTTTTGGCGCCCTTTTCGGTGGCTACTAGGGATGATCTCATGGCTGCTAACAAAGAGTGTTGCGCCCGCCGCGAGAGCCACGCCCCATTGAAGATAGCCTACCGAAGAATTAATCATGGCAGCACCAAAAAGGCCGCCAACCGGCTCGATGAGGCCGGTCAAAGCAGCGATTAACCAAGCGTGATGCTTAGAATACCCCTCTCCGAGGAGTGCGGCTGCCACCGCTAGCCCTTCAGCCGCGTTCTGCAATCCAATTCCAATACCGAGCGGTATACCGCCCGACATCCCATCGGCCGCAATCCCAATTCCCAATGCAAACCCTTCGGGGAAATTATGGACTGTGATCGCGAAGATAAAGATCCAGACACGGCA includes these proteins:
- the lspA_1 gene encoding Lipoprotein signal peptidase, with the translated sequence MSAEMKTLAIGTLAIFISFAVDQITKAIVVANAEALRNGFPIVPGFNLTYFRNDGVTFGLLSGTPWWVLAALAIAVCVWFTFMMCQAANRVEAVAYGAIIGGAFGNVTDRLRFQGVTDFLDFYVSTAHWPAFNIADVFVVCGVGLLLVGPKIQQAHRTGP
- the lnt_2 gene encoding Apolipoprotein N-acyltransferase, translating into MTVLSLPPFSIILLVPVSFSVLLLLLRAGSVGAAALVGWAFGLGQFGFGLSWISESFYVDPDKFGALAIPAVAALAAGLATFPALAAALFSSTTSRFAVTGVTTCLLFATSWTAAEWLRGHVFTGFPWNLTAYALVDYPTLRQPAAWIGSYGLGFLLVLAGTLPAAALVTERRRRWVPASLFAAVIATTWTVGQGRLGLEPRPAPGVDVRIVQGNVPQREKWAPEQRVATLTRYLDLSSGPGEVDVLLWPETAFPGFLDEDLRARSRIAAILQDGALLLTGVPDRTRKDQETLYFNTVQAYNQTGDILTGYAKHHLVPFGEYVPFRDWLKLDRITQGLGDFTPGAGPRTLTLPGAPPLAVAICYEIIFPGDVIDDQHRPDWIFNATNDAWFGTSIGPEQHLAAVRMRAVEEGLPIVRAANTGISAVIDAKGELIVKLGIEETGVIDAELPGALEPTPYARFGDWMLLALTAVTWIVFLGSRLSGMHRARNQKASAEAKSW
- the zupT gene encoding Zinc transporter ZupT, with product METSPPVVLSFLGSFATCMLTALGAAPVLFGHIPSRSMRDSVLCVSVGVMLATLLVSMIFLALDGAKGLFEYGAAPAAIVCFAVFLGLSEVAQINQRIPSERLNPHSKTSDGATLCRVWIFIFAITVHNFPEGFALGIGIAADGMSGGIPLGIGIGLQNAAEGLAVAAALLGEGYSKHHAWLIAALTGLIEPVGGLFGAAMINSSVGYLQWGVALAAGATLFVSSHEIIPSSHRKGRQNRAVLGLAIGLVIMLFLDARLR